From Gemmobacter sp., the proteins below share one genomic window:
- a CDS encoding enolase C-terminal domain-like protein has product MERIERLRVFLLESPIAMARLQGVGNVKGTVKRVLLELTSTSGVTGWGEAAPWEVFTGTAEAAFAALDIYLRPLIIGAPVREIRKLTMAMDRALVGHGEAKLAAETAMFDILGKLTGLSVADLLGGRVRDRIPLSFSIADPDFAADMGRMHAMVPKGNRIFKVKTGVKPHAEDMAHLEAMRDAFGDSIDLRLDYNQALQPFGAISVLRDVDRFRPTFIEQPVPRDAMAAMASFAQALDTPILADESCFDAGDLMEVIRLGAADAISVKLMKAGGILKAQGLMAIADTARIPGYGGTLWEGGVALAAGTQFIAATPGISLGCEFYMPHHVLIEDVLVDKIENRDGHVIVPTAPGLGIEVTDASLRENARILAEA; this is encoded by the coding sequence ATGGAACGTATCGAACGCCTGCGGGTCTTTCTGCTGGAAAGCCCCATCGCGATGGCACGCCTGCAAGGGGTGGGCAACGTCAAGGGCACGGTCAAGCGCGTGCTGCTCGAACTCACCTCCACATCAGGCGTCACCGGCTGGGGCGAGGCCGCGCCTTGGGAGGTGTTCACCGGCACCGCCGAGGCGGCATTCGCCGCGCTGGACATTTACCTGCGCCCGCTGATCATCGGCGCCCCGGTGCGCGAAATCCGCAAGCTGACCATGGCCATGGACCGCGCCCTTGTCGGCCATGGCGAGGCGAAGCTGGCCGCCGAAACCGCGATGTTCGACATCTTGGGCAAGCTGACCGGCCTGTCGGTGGCCGACCTGCTGGGCGGCCGGGTGCGCGACCGGATCCCGCTGTCGTTTTCCATCGCCGATCCGGATTTTGCCGCCGACATGGGCCGGATGCACGCCATGGTGCCCAAGGGCAACCGCATCTTCAAGGTCAAGACCGGCGTGAAACCTCATGCCGAGGACATGGCCCATCTGGAGGCGATGCGCGATGCCTTTGGCGACAGCATCGACCTGCGGCTGGATTACAACCAGGCCCTGCAACCCTTTGGCGCCATTTCGGTGCTGCGCGATGTGGATCGGTTCCGCCCCACCTTCATCGAACAGCCGGTTCCGCGCGATGCGATGGCGGCCATGGCATCTTTCGCGCAAGCGCTGGATACGCCGATCCTGGCCGATGAAAGCTGCTTTGACGCCGGCGACCTGATGGAGGTCATCCGGCTGGGCGCAGCGGATGCCATTTCGGTCAAGCTGATGAAGGCCGGCGGGATCCTGAAGGCGCAGGGTCTGATGGCCATTGCCGATACCGCCCGGATCCCCGGCTATGGCGGCACCCTGTGGGAAGGCGGCGTGGCGCTGGCGGCGGGAACCCAGTTCATCGCGGCCACGCCCGGGATTTCGCTGGGCTGCGAATTCTACATGCCGCATCACGTCCTGATCGAGGATGTGCTGGTCGACAAGATCGAGAACCGCGATGGCCATGTGATCGTGCCGACCGCGCCGGGGCTGGGGATCGAGGTTACCGATGCCTCGCTGCGCGAAAACGCCCGGATCCTGGCCGAAGCCTGA
- a CDS encoding amino acid ABC transporter ATP-binding protein: MTAPDAKIEVRGLRKSFGKVAVLHDINFSVAQGGVVSLIGPSGSGKSTLLRCINLLTIPDAGSIRVGDRHFDFAARKALPSVRDQAAFRARTGMVFQQFNLFPHMTVLQNVMEAPVHVRKLPKAMARDMAMAQIEKVGLAEKAHQMPDALSGGQKQRVAIARALAMEPEVMLFDEATSALDPELVGEVLATIQKLAADGMTMVIVTHEIAFARDVADRVVFMRDGYVVEDGPARATIDSPQAEATRAFLSHFHKGTPAR, encoded by the coding sequence ATGACCGCCCCGGATGCCAAGATCGAGGTGCGCGGCCTGCGCAAGAGCTTTGGCAAGGTCGCCGTGCTGCATGACATCAACTTTTCCGTGGCCCAGGGCGGCGTCGTATCGCTGATCGGGCCGTCGGGATCGGGCAAGTCCACGCTGCTGCGCTGCATCAACCTGCTGACCATTCCCGATGCCGGGTCGATCCGGGTGGGCGACCGCCATTTCGACTTTGCCGCGCGCAAGGCGCTGCCCTCGGTGCGTGATCAGGCGGCGTTCCGCGCCCGCACCGGCATGGTGTTCCAGCAGTTCAACCTGTTCCCGCACATGACCGTGCTGCAAAACGTCATGGAGGCGCCGGTCCACGTCCGCAAGCTGCCCAAGGCGATGGCGCGCGACATGGCGATGGCGCAGATCGAAAAGGTCGGGCTGGCGGAAAAGGCGCATCAGATGCCCGATGCCCTGTCGGGCGGCCAGAAACAGCGCGTCGCCATCGCCCGCGCCCTGGCGATGGAACCCGAGGTGATGCTGTTCGACGAGGCGACATCGGCGCTGGACCCCGAACTGGTGGGCGAGGTGCTGGCCACCATACAGAAACTCGCGGCCGATGGTATGACCATGGTGATCGTCACCCATGAAATCGCCTTTGCCCGCGATGTGGCCGACCGCGTGGTCTTCATGCGCGATGGCTATGTGGTCGAGGATGGCCCCGCCCGCGCCACCATCGACAGCCCGCAGGCCGAGGCGACGCGCGCCTTTCTCAGCCATTTCCACAAGGGCACGCCTGCCAGATAG
- a CDS encoding amino acid ABC transporter permease, which produces MYDWDFSILWQYRWLFLDGMKLTVAFTIAIVIGGMAVGLIAALALLSRWRALRGFALAFIEVFRCTPILVQLIWCYYALPIVMGIELSAPAAALIALSCYGGAFYAEIIRGGIVSIDRGQSEAGAALGMTPALTMRRIILPQAMRRMVPALMNQSILQFKNTSLVSVLAVPDLVYQGQMAAHDSFRPLETYTAVAVAYFVILFPLTLYVRRRERKFGAL; this is translated from the coding sequence ATGTACGACTGGGATTTTTCTATCCTGTGGCAATACCGCTGGCTGTTTCTGGACGGGATGAAGCTGACGGTCGCCTTCACCATCGCCATCGTGATCGGCGGCATGGCGGTGGGCCTGATCGCGGCGCTGGCGCTGCTGTCGCGCTGGCGCGCCCTGCGCGGCTTTGCGCTGGCCTTCATCGAGGTGTTCCGCTGCACCCCGATCCTGGTGCAGCTGATCTGGTGCTACTATGCGCTGCCCATCGTGATGGGCATCGAACTTAGCGCCCCGGCGGCCGCGCTGATCGCGCTGTCGTGCTATGGCGGCGCGTTCTACGCCGAAATCATCCGCGGCGGCATCGTGTCGATCGACCGTGGCCAGTCCGAGGCGGGGGCAGCCCTTGGCATGACCCCAGCGCTGACGATGCGGCGCATCATCCTGCCGCAGGCCATGCGCCGCATGGTGCCCGCGCTGATGAACCAGTCGATCCTGCAATTCAAGAACACCTCGCTGGTGTCGGTGCTGGCGGTGCCCGATCTGGTCTATCAGGGCCAGATGGCCGCGCATGACAGCTTTCGCCCGCTGGAAACCTATACCGCCGTGGCCGTCGCCTATTTCGTGATCCTGTTCCCGCTGACGCTGTATGTGCGCCGCCGCGAACGCAAGTTCGGAGCCCTGTGA
- a CDS encoding transporter substrate-binding domain-containing protein has translation MKRRNFNMLLGAGLASAAMGMAPRMAVAAESSLERVKASGVLRIGGIPDGAPYYQKSLTDGVWRGFYIDICTKLANDLGLKLSINETTWGNSVLDLQANKIDVFFGLNPTPERQKVIDFSGPVFKNSFSLIVKDGVAGSTWADFDNDKMRIAVDAGSSHDAAVGRHAPKAQVTRLKTQSDATAALQAGRVDAQCLVLVLALTLRAKNPGIGKLVLPSPVDFTTSNAGFRREDDGSWREFVDGWITTHRDNGFIRNAVISNMALVGVTQADFPEGFDI, from the coding sequence ATGAAACGCAGAAACTTCAACATGTTGCTTGGTGCTGGCCTTGCCAGCGCCGCCATGGGCATGGCCCCGCGCATGGCCGTTGCCGCCGAGTCGTCGCTGGAGCGGGTGAAAGCCTCGGGCGTGCTGCGGATTGGCGGCATCCCGGATGGCGCGCCCTATTACCAGAAAAGCCTGACCGATGGCGTCTGGCGCGGCTTCTACATCGACATCTGCACCAAGCTGGCGAACGACCTGGGCCTGAAGCTGTCGATCAACGAAACCACCTGGGGCAACTCGGTGCTGGATCTGCAGGCGAACAAGATCGACGTGTTCTTCGGCCTGAACCCCACGCCGGAACGCCAGAAGGTCATCGACTTTTCGGGGCCGGTGTTCAAGAACTCGTTCAGCCTGATCGTCAAGGATGGTGTCGCCGGCAGCACCTGGGCCGATTTCGACAATGACAAGATGCGCATTGCGGTGGATGCCGGGTCGTCGCACGATGCCGCCGTCGGCCGCCATGCGCCCAAGGCGCAGGTGACGCGCCTGAAAACCCAAAGCGATGCCACCGCCGCGTTGCAAGCCGGCCGCGTCGATGCGCAATGCCTGGTGCTGGTGCTTGCACTGACCTTGCGGGCCAAGAACCCCGGCATCGGCAAGCTGGTGCTGCCCAGCCCGGTGGATTTCACCACCTCCAACGCCGGCTTCCGGCGCGAGGATGACGGGTCGTGGCGCGAATTCGTCGATGGCTGGATCACCACGCACCGCGACAACGGCTTCATCCGCAACGCCGTGATCTCTAACATGGCGCTGGTCGGGGTGACGCAGGCCGATTTCCCCGAAGGCTTTGACATCTGA
- a CDS encoding enoyl-CoA hydratase/isomerase family protein — translation MAADPFAAHPAPLATAPVIAGNPMAALHDLGDGVACFRAQTKMNTFDPAVFDLLEETLDRAGRDFTALVLANDDPRAFSAGADLGFFLRMLDGPDGPARIGAYGTRGQQLFVRMMRAPVPVVAAVHGFALGGGCEFQMHADATVAHAGANIGLPETGVGLVPGWGGCTRLYARALLADPLASPVDLAKRAFDTLFAGTIHASAAEARASGLLRPTDGIVADRAGLTAAAKARALALVPGYRPPQPLTLPVAGPSGRDAVLAGPRADLAAGRLSAHDLTLAEALANILTGGPAPGPTVTEAAMMALEVETLARLVVWPPARARIDHMLQTGKRLRN, via the coding sequence ATGGCGGCCGATCCCTTTGCCGCCCACCCAGCGCCGCTGGCCACCGCGCCGGTGATCGCCGGCAATCCCATGGCCGCGCTGCACGATCTGGGCGATGGGGTGGCCTGTTTCCGGGCACAGACCAAGATGAACACGTTCGACCCGGCGGTGTTCGACCTGCTGGAGGAAACACTGGACCGTGCGGGCCGGGATTTTACCGCGCTGGTGTTGGCCAATGACGATCCGCGCGCCTTTTCGGCAGGGGCGGATCTGGGCTTTTTCCTGCGCATGCTGGATGGCCCCGACGGGCCGGCGCGGATCGGCGCCTATGGCACGCGCGGGCAGCAGCTGTTCGTCCGCATGATGCGCGCGCCGGTGCCGGTGGTGGCGGCGGTGCATGGCTTTGCCCTGGGGGGCGGCTGCGAATTCCAGATGCATGCCGATGCCACGGTTGCCCATGCCGGGGCGAACATCGGCCTGCCCGAAACCGGCGTCGGGCTGGTGCCGGGATGGGGCGGCTGCACCCGGCTTTATGCCCGCGCCCTGCTGGCCGATCCGCTGGCCAGCCCGGTGGATCTGGCAAAGCGGGCGTTTGACACGCTGTTTGCCGGCACCATCCATGCCTCGGCGGCCGAGGCGCGGGCCAGCGGCCTGTTGCGCCCGACCGATGGCATCGTGGCCGACCGTGCCGGGCTGACAGCCGCCGCCAAGGCCCGTGCGCTGGCGCTGGTGCCCGGCTATCGCCCGCCGCAGCCGCTGACCCTGCCCGTTGCCGGCCCCTCTGGCCGCGATGCGGTGCTGGCCGGCCCCCGCGCCGATCTGGCCGCCGGACGGCTGAGCGCGCATGACCTGACCCTGGCCGAGGCGCTGGCCAATATCCTGACCGGCGGCCCCGCGCCCGGGCCAACCGTGACCGAGGCCGCGATGATGGCGCTGGAGGTGGAAACGCTGGCCAGGCTGGTGGTCTGGCCACCCGCGCGGGCCCGGATCGACCACATGCTGCAAACCGGCAAGCGGCTGCGCAACTGA
- a CDS encoding ABC transporter ATP-binding protein has protein sequence MRSADSASNQTLISVTAVSVVFGAVQALKDVSFDLRRGEILGLIGPNGAGKTTLFNCLSRLYTPTSGQIRLKGQDLLALRPDQIAGAGIGRTFQNVACFGSMTVRDNVLTGCHAHIASSSWLEALRLPAARRAEAAARAEIEEILNWLDLGGVADRMVGDLPFGTRKRVEYARALAMRPDVILLDEPAAGLNHEEVHVLGDLIRRTRDERGITVLLVEHHMSLVMSVSDRVVVLNFGQKLAEGTPAEIQRHPEVIHAYLGGQAA, from the coding sequence GTGCGCTCAGCAGATAGTGCAAGCAACCAGACTCTGATTTCGGTGACGGCCGTGTCGGTCGTCTTTGGCGCCGTGCAGGCGCTGAAGGATGTATCGTTCGACCTGCGCCGAGGAGAGATTTTGGGCCTGATCGGGCCGAACGGCGCGGGCAAGACGACGCTGTTCAACTGTCTGAGCCGGCTTTACACCCCCACCTCGGGCCAGATCCGGCTCAAGGGGCAGGATCTGCTGGCGCTGCGCCCCGACCAGATCGCGGGCGCGGGCATCGGGCGGACGTTCCAGAACGTCGCATGTTTCGGGTCAATGACGGTGCGCGACAACGTGCTGACCGGCTGCCATGCGCATATCGCCAGTTCCTCGTGGCTGGAGGCGTTGCGCCTGCCCGCCGCGCGGCGGGCCGAGGCGGCGGCACGGGCAGAGATCGAGGAAATCCTGAACTGGCTGGATCTGGGCGGGGTGGCCGACCGGATGGTCGGTGACCTGCCCTTTGGCACACGCAAGCGGGTGGAATATGCCCGCGCGCTGGCAATGCGCCCCGATGTGATCCTGCTGGACGAACCCGCCGCCGGGCTGAACCATGAAGAGGTGCATGTGCTGGGCGACCTGATCCGCCGCACCCGCGACGAACGCGGCATCACGGTGCTGCTGGTGGAACATCACATGTCGCTGGTCATGTCGGTGTCCGACCGGGTGGTGGTGCTGAACTTCGGCCAGAAACTGGCCGAAGGCACCCCCGCCGAAATCCAGCGCCACCCCGAGGTGATTCACGCCTATCTGGGGGGGCAGGCGGCATGA
- a CDS encoding ABC transporter ATP-binding protein, whose amino-acid sequence MSALLTVQDLTAAYGALTVLHSIGFSIDRGGITALLGANGAGKTSTLRAICGMIARKGSITLDGQPIHTLRTAAIAKLGVAHVPDGRGTFQTLSVEENLHMGAMSRRNGPDIAQDIDRWYAQFPRLKERRHQQAGTLSGGEQQMLAIARAMMLRPRLLLLDEPSFGLAPRITEQIFETLADVRRSLGTAMLVVEQNANLALNIADRAYVLETGRIVMGGTAAEIMADEGIRASYLGY is encoded by the coding sequence ATGAGCGCGCTTTTGACCGTGCAGGATCTGACCGCGGCCTATGGCGCGCTGACCGTGCTGCATTCCATCGGCTTTTCCATCGACCGGGGCGGCATCACCGCGCTGCTGGGCGCGAACGGGGCGGGCAAGACATCCACCCTGCGCGCCATCTGCGGGATGATCGCGCGCAAGGGCAGCATCACGCTGGACGGCCAGCCCATCCACACCCTGCGCACGGCGGCCATCGCCAAGCTGGGGGTCGCGCATGTGCCCGACGGGCGCGGCACCTTCCAGACGCTGAGCGTCGAGGAAAACCTGCACATGGGCGCCATGTCGCGCCGGAACGGCCCCGACATCGCCCAGGACATCGACCGCTGGTATGCGCAATTTCCCCGGCTGAAGGAACGCCGCCACCAACAGGCGGGCACCCTGTCGGGGGGTGAACAGCAGATGCTGGCCATTGCCCGCGCCATGATGCTGCGCCCCCGCCTGCTGCTGCTGGACGAACCGTCCTTCGGCCTCGCGCCGCGCATCACCGAACAGATCTTCGAGACGCTGGCCGATGTGCGCCGCAGCCTTGGCACCGCCATGCTGGTGGTCGAGCAGAATGCGAACCTGGCGCTGAACATCGCCGACCGGGCCTATGTGCTGGAAACCGGCCGCATCGTCATGGGCGGCACCGCGGCCGAGATCATGGCAGACGAGGGCATCCGCGCCTCGTATCTGGGATACTGA
- a CDS encoding branched-chain amino acid ABC transporter permease, whose product MEFFLSQVLSGIAAGTIYACLALAVVMIYQAIHHLNFAQGEMAMFSTYLAWQLLDWGVPYWAAFALTIVLSFALGWLLQLVVMRPFRDAPILSNIVVFIALFTAFNSLAGFIWGFDIKTFPSPFGSGPFIEALRVSKHQAGMLAVTAVVLVLLWAFFRFTRLGLAMRGAAANPASSALVGVSVMTMTALGWGMASAIGAVSGLLVAPIVFLEPNMMLSILVYSFAGAVVGGLTSPAGAVLGGFLVGIIEVLVATYVPVIGSELKLPIALAIIIAVLLFRPAGLFGKHSVQRV is encoded by the coding sequence ATGGAATTCTTCCTTTCCCAAGTCCTGTCGGGCATCGCCGCGGGCACGATCTATGCCTGTCTCGCGCTGGCGGTGGTGATGATCTATCAGGCCATCCACCACCTGAACTTCGCCCAGGGCGAAATGGCGATGTTTTCCACCTATCTCGCCTGGCAGCTGCTGGACTGGGGCGTGCCCTATTGGGCGGCCTTTGCGCTGACCATCGTCCTCAGCTTTGCGTTGGGGTGGCTGCTGCAACTGGTGGTGATGCGGCCGTTCCGCGATGCGCCGATCCTGTCGAACATCGTGGTGTTCATCGCGCTGTTCACCGCCTTCAACAGCCTGGCGGGGTTCATCTGGGGGTTCGATATCAAGACCTTTCCCAGCCCCTTCGGATCCGGCCCCTTCATCGAGGCGCTGCGGGTGTCGAAACATCAGGCGGGGATGCTGGCGGTTACGGCGGTGGTGCTGGTGCTGCTGTGGGCGTTCTTCCGGTTCACCCGGCTGGGCCTTGCCATGCGCGGCGCGGCGGCGAACCCGGCCAGTTCCGCCCTTGTCGGGGTCAGCGTGATGACGATGACCGCACTTGGCTGGGGCATGGCATCGGCCATCGGGGCGGTGTCGGGCCTGCTGGTGGCGCCGATCGTGTTCCTGGAACCGAACATGATGCTGTCGATCCTGGTCTATTCCTTTGCCGGGGCGGTGGTCGGCGGGCTGACCAGCCCGGCGGGCGCGGTGCTGGGCGGGTTCCTGGTCGGCATCATCGAGGTGCTGGTGGCCACCTATGTGCCGGTGATCGGGTCGGAACTGAAACTGCCGATCGCGCTGGCGATCATCATTGCGGTGCTGCTGTTCCGCCCGGCCGGGCTGTTCGGCAAGCACAGTGTGCAACGTGTCTGA
- a CDS encoding branched-chain amino acid ABC transporter permease codes for MPKETKALPLGRLALAGLVLAALVVPKLVDDFTAFQLTQVMVLAIAIMGLNLLTGFTGQFSLGHGAFFAAGAYVTAYLLGHDIAPFPVALLAAGIFCFVLGLGFGFPALKLDGIYLALATFSLAVAVPQILKLSVLDDWTGGVGGIVLSKPPVPGWLPLTEDQWLYYIVMATGLILYALVAGLLAGRTGRAFLAVKDNALAARAMGINVTRMKVLSFGYSALVTGMAGGLSALATQYVAPDSFTLFVSINLLVGMVVGGVGWMPGALAGAAFIYFMPTLAEEVSQGMQGVVYGVVLFAVMLFAPKGLGALMRR; via the coding sequence ATGCCAAAGGAAACCAAGGCCCTTCCGCTCGGCCGCCTTGCCCTGGCGGGGCTGGTGCTGGCCGCGCTGGTGGTGCCGAAGCTGGTTGATGATTTCACGGCCTTCCAGCTGACCCAGGTGATGGTGCTGGCCATTGCCATCATGGGGCTGAACCTGCTGACAGGGTTCACCGGGCAGTTCTCGCTGGGCCATGGCGCGTTCTTTGCCGCCGGGGCCTATGTCACCGCCTATCTGCTGGGGCACGACATCGCGCCCTTTCCGGTGGCGCTGCTGGCGGCGGGCATCTTCTGCTTTGTGCTGGGGCTGGGCTTCGGATTTCCGGCGCTGAAGCTGGATGGCATCTATCTGGCGCTGGCCACCTTTTCGCTGGCGGTGGCGGTGCCGCAAATCCTCAAGCTGTCGGTGCTGGATGACTGGACGGGCGGGGTCGGCGGCATCGTGCTGTCAAAGCCGCCCGTGCCCGGATGGCTGCCCCTGACCGAGGATCAGTGGCTGTATTACATCGTCATGGCAACCGGGTTGATCCTGTATGCGCTGGTCGCGGGCCTGCTGGCGGGCCGCACCGGGCGGGCGTTCCTGGCGGTCAAGGACAATGCGCTGGCCGCCCGCGCCATGGGCATCAACGTCACGCGGATGAAGGTGCTGTCCTTTGGCTATTCCGCGCTGGTCACCGGCATGGCGGGCGGGCTGTCCGCGCTGGCCACGCAATATGTGGCGCCCGACAGTTTCACCCTGTTCGTGTCCATCAACCTGCTGGTCGGCATGGTGGTGGGGGGCGTCGGCTGGATGCCCGGCGCGCTGGCGGGGGCGGCCTTCATCTACTTCATGCCCACCCTGGCCGAGGAAGTGTCGCAAGGCATGCAGGGCGTGGTCTACGGCGTGGTCCTGTTCGCGGTCATGCTGTTCGCCCCAAAGGGGCTGGGCGCGCTGATGCGCCGCTGA
- a CDS encoding ABC transporter substrate-binding protein — MKLTKRAFGLALAAALALPVAARAQDTIKIGNTMPYSGPASAFGEIGNTLKAYFDKVNAEGGINGRKVEFISYDDTYAPPKTVEQARRLVERDKVLMLVGTFGSAHNMAIHKYVNQKAVPHIFLGSTANLWNDPGNYPWTMGWQPNAHIEGKIYGEYIAAHHGDKKIGLMYQNDEFGRSYLEGLMEGLGASKDNIVARATYEATDPTVDSQVTNLQAAGAEVFLNLSTPKFAAQAIRKAAELGWKPVQFIPTAAASVDQVLRPAGVENAQGVMTAAYLKDPTDPRWADDAGMNDFRAFMDKYHPKGNKGSVFSVIGYSWGQGTEYILKQAGNDLSRENVMKVATSLDSVELPLLLPGIVLKNSPDNYAPIQSAQLTRFEGEAWVGFDPNAR, encoded by the coding sequence ATGAAACTGACAAAACGTGCCTTCGGGCTGGCGCTGGCCGCCGCCCTTGCCCTGCCTGTGGCCGCCCGGGCGCAGGACACCATCAAGATCGGCAACACCATGCCGTATTCCGGCCCTGCCTCGGCCTTTGGCGAAATCGGGAATACCCTGAAAGCCTATTTCGACAAGGTGAACGCCGAAGGCGGCATCAATGGCCGCAAGGTGGAATTCATCAGCTATGATGATACCTACGCCCCGCCGAAAACCGTGGAACAGGCCCGCCGGCTGGTGGAGCGCGACAAGGTGCTGATGCTGGTGGGCACCTTCGGGTCGGCCCACAACATGGCGATCCACAAATACGTCAACCAGAAGGCCGTGCCGCATATCTTCCTGGGGTCCACCGCGAACCTGTGGAACGATCCCGGGAACTACCCCTGGACCATGGGCTGGCAGCCCAATGCGCATATCGAGGGCAAGATCTACGGCGAATACATCGCCGCCCATCATGGCGACAAGAAGATCGGCCTGATGTATCAGAACGACGAATTCGGCCGGTCCTATCTGGAGGGCCTGATGGAGGGGCTGGGCGCCAGCAAGGACAACATCGTTGCCCGCGCCACCTATGAGGCGACGGATCCCACCGTGGACAGCCAGGTGACCAACCTGCAAGCGGCGGGTGCCGAGGTGTTCCTGAACCTGTCCACCCCGAAATTCGCCGCGCAGGCCATCCGCAAGGCGGCCGAACTGGGCTGGAAGCCGGTGCAGTTCATCCCCACCGCCGCCGCATCGGTCGATCAGGTGCTGCGCCCGGCCGGGGTTGAAAATGCCCAGGGCGTGATGACCGCCGCCTATCTGAAGGATCCGACCGATCCCCGCTGGGCCGATGATGCCGGCATGAACGACTTCCGCGCGTTCATGGACAAGTATCACCCCAAGGGGAACAAGGGATCGGTCTTTTCGGTGATCGGCTATTCCTGGGGGCAGGGCACGGAATACATCCTGAAACAGGCCGGCAACGACCTGAGCCGGGAAAACGTGATGAAGGTGGCCACCTCGTTGGACAGCGTGGAACTGCCGCTGCTGCTGCCCGGCATCGTGCTGAAGAACAGCCCCGACAACTACGCCCCGATCCAGAGCGCCCAGCTGACCCGGTTCGAGGGCGAGGCCTGGGTGGGTTTCGATCCGAACGCCAGGTAA
- a CDS encoding NADPH:quinone oxidoreductase family protein encodes MTDKMRALHSVVAGGPETLVLHDDVAVPDPGPGQVRIRAHAVSLNFPDVLMIQDRYQVRPPRPYAPGSEVAGVVDAIGAGVSGFHIGQRVMAVTSWGALADHVLAAASKVSPIPDTMPFDQASALLVTYATTWHALKHRGQLRAGETLLVLGASGGVGLAAVELGKAVGARVVAAASSQEKLAAARAAGADAVVQYPTGDLTGDQKRDLSAAFKAACGDQGASVVFDPVGGAYAEPAFRALGWQGRHLVIGFAAGIAALPMNLPLLKGASVVGVFWGESVERDPAGHQAAVAELAGLYQQGLIRPRVHLTLPLDRAAEGLALLQSRSAIGKIVVTL; translated from the coding sequence ATGACCGACAAGATGCGCGCGCTGCACAGCGTGGTGGCAGGTGGGCCGGAAACGCTGGTCCTGCATGATGATGTCGCCGTGCCCGATCCGGGGCCGGGGCAGGTGCGGATCCGCGCCCATGCTGTCAGCCTGAACTTTCCCGACGTGCTGATGATCCAGGACCGCTATCAGGTCCGCCCCCCGCGCCCCTATGCCCCGGGGTCCGAGGTGGCGGGCGTGGTCGATGCCATCGGCGCCGGGGTGAGCGGATTTCACATTGGCCAGCGGGTGATGGCGGTGACCAGCTGGGGCGCGCTGGCCGACCATGTGCTGGCGGCGGCGTCCAAGGTTTCGCCCATTCCCGATACGATGCCCTTCGATCAGGCCTCGGCCCTGCTGGTCACCTATGCCACCACCTGGCACGCGCTGAAGCACCGGGGCCAGCTGCGCGCCGGCGAAACGCTGCTGGTGCTGGGCGCGTCGGGCGGGGTGGGGCTGGCGGCGGTGGAACTGGGCAAGGCGGTGGGCGCGCGGGTGGTGGCTGCGGCCTCCAGCCAGGAAAAGCTGGCGGCGGCCCGCGCGGCAGGCGCCGATGCCGTGGTGCAATACCCCACCGGCGATCTGACCGGCGACCAGAAGCGCGACCTGTCGGCCGCCTTCAAGGCCGCCTGCGGCGATCAGGGCGCGTCGGTGGTGTTCGATCCGGTCGGCGGCGCCTATGCGGAACCGGCGTTCCGCGCCCTTGGCTGGCAGGGGCGGCATCTGGTGATCGGCTTTGCCGCCGGGATCGCCGCCTTGCCGATGAACCTGCCGCTGCTGAAAGGCGCCAGCGTGGTGGGCGTGTTCTGGGGCGAGTCGGTGGAACGCGATCCGGCCGGCCATCAGGCGGCGGTGGCCGAACTGGCAGGGCTTTACCAGCAGGGCCTGATCCGGCCGCGCGTGCATCTGACCCTGCCGCTGGACCGCGCCGCCGAAGGGCTGGCCCTGCTGCAATCGCGCAGCGCCATCGGCAAGATCGTGGTCACGCTGTGA